A portion of the Equus quagga isolate Etosha38 chromosome 17, UCLA_HA_Equagga_1.0, whole genome shotgun sequence genome contains these proteins:
- the GPR137 gene encoding integral membrane protein GPR137 isoform X4 produces the protein MESNLSGLVPAAGLVPALPPAVTLGLTAAYTTLYALLFFSVYAQLWLVLLYGHKRLSYQTVFLALCLLWAALRTTLFSFYFRDTPRANRLGPLPFWLLYCCPVCLQFFTLTLMNLYFAQVVFKAKAKRRPEMSRGLLAVRGAFVGASLLFLLVNVLCAVLSRRRRAQPWALLLVRVLVSDSLFVICALSLAACLCLVARRAPTTSIYLEAKGTSVCQAAAMGGAMVLLYASRACYNLAALALAPRSRLDAFDYDWYNVSDQSTSRILNGQVFGSRSYFFDRAGHCEDEGCSWEHSQGESTRCWDRAATTTVSTPPHRRDPPPFPPRTPTPQSSHPRPLCQVHLPLLAQDPGGCGCLLPWPAPCYSCRSELLPSPRMGAWPWLPDAHSTLA, from the exons ATGGAGAGTAACCTGTCTGGCCTGGTGCCTGCGGCTGGGCTGGTGCCGGCGCTGCCCCCGGCCGTGACCCTGGGGCTGACGGCGGCCTACACCACGCTCTAtgccctcctcttcttctccGTCTATGCCCAGCTCTGGCTGGTGCTGCTGTATGGGCACAAACGTCTCAGCTACCAGACGGTGTTCCTGGCGCTCTGTCTGCTCTGGGCTGCCCTGCGTAccaccctcttctccttctacttCCGAGACACCCCCCGTGCCAACCGCCTGGGGCCCCTGCCCTTCTGGCTTCTCTACTGCTGCCCTGTCTGCCTCCAGTTCTTCACACTGACGCTTATGAACCTCTACTTTGCCCAG GTGGTGTTCAAGGCCAAGGCGAAGCGTCGGCCAGAGATGAGCCGAGGCTT GCTGGCCGTCCGAGGGGCCTTCGTGGGGGCCTCGCTGCTCTTTCTGCTGGTGAATGTGCTCTGTGCTGTGCTGTCGCGCCGGCGCCGGGCACAGCCCTGGGCCCTCCTGCTGGTGCGAGTCCTGGTGAGCGACTCCCTCTTTGTCATCTGCGCCCTCTCTCTGGCCGCCTGCCTCTGCCTTGTCGCCCGGCGGGCCCCCACCACCAGCATCTACCTGGAGGCCAAG GGGACCAGTGTGTGTCAGGCGGCCGCGATGGGTGGTGCCATGGTCCTGCTCTATGCCAGCCGGGCCTGCTATAACCTAGCGGCCCTAGCCCTGGCCCCCCGGAGCCGGTTGGACGCCTTTGATTACGACTGGTACAACGTCTCTGACCAG AGCACCAGTCGCATCCTCAACGGGCAGGTCTTTGGCTCCCGTTCCTATTTCTTCGACCGGGCCGGGCACTGCGAGGACGAGGGCTGCTCCTGGGAGCACAGCCAGGGCGAGAGCACCAG GTGCTGGGACCGGGCGGCCACCACCACAGTCTCTACTCCACCCCACAGACGTGATCCCCCTCCGTTTCCCCCCAGAACACCCACACCCCAGTCCTCCCACCCTAGGCCTCTGTGCCAAGTTCATCTGCCGCTTCTTGCCCAGGATCCCGGGGGCTgtggctgcctcctcccctggccGGCTCCTTGCTACTCCTGTCGTAGTGAGCTTCTGCCGTCCCCTAGGATGGGGGCGTGGCCCTGGTTGCCAGATGCCCACAGCACCCTGGCATGA
- the GPR137 gene encoding integral membrane protein GPR137 isoform X6, protein MESNLSGLVPAAGLVPALPPAVTLGLTAAYTTLYALLFFSVYAQLWLVLLYGHKRLSYQTVFLALCLLWAALRTTLFSFYFRDTPRANRLGPLPFWLLYCCPVCLQFFTLTLMNLYFAQVVFKAKAKRRPEMSRGLLAVRGAFVGASLLFLLVNVLCAVLSRRRRAQPWALLLVRVLVSDSLFVICALSLAACLCLVARRAPTTSIYLEAKGTSVCQAAAMGGAMVLLYASRACYNLAALALAPRSRLDAFDYDWYNVSDQSTSRILNGQVFGSRSYFFDRAGHCEDEGCSWEHSQGESTSMSGSLGSGSWYGAIGREPGWCGGSQTRTTPLLFSQVLGPGGHHHSLYSTPQT, encoded by the exons ATGGAGAGTAACCTGTCTGGCCTGGTGCCTGCGGCTGGGCTGGTGCCGGCGCTGCCCCCGGCCGTGACCCTGGGGCTGACGGCGGCCTACACCACGCTCTAtgccctcctcttcttctccGTCTATGCCCAGCTCTGGCTGGTGCTGCTGTATGGGCACAAACGTCTCAGCTACCAGACGGTGTTCCTGGCGCTCTGTCTGCTCTGGGCTGCCCTGCGTAccaccctcttctccttctacttCCGAGACACCCCCCGTGCCAACCGCCTGGGGCCCCTGCCCTTCTGGCTTCTCTACTGCTGCCCTGTCTGCCTCCAGTTCTTCACACTGACGCTTATGAACCTCTACTTTGCCCAG GTGGTGTTCAAGGCCAAGGCGAAGCGTCGGCCAGAGATGAGCCGAGGCTT GCTGGCCGTCCGAGGGGCCTTCGTGGGGGCCTCGCTGCTCTTTCTGCTGGTGAATGTGCTCTGTGCTGTGCTGTCGCGCCGGCGCCGGGCACAGCCCTGGGCCCTCCTGCTGGTGCGAGTCCTGGTGAGCGACTCCCTCTTTGTCATCTGCGCCCTCTCTCTGGCCGCCTGCCTCTGCCTTGTCGCCCGGCGGGCCCCCACCACCAGCATCTACCTGGAGGCCAAG GGGACCAGTGTGTGTCAGGCGGCCGCGATGGGTGGTGCCATGGTCCTGCTCTATGCCAGCCGGGCCTGCTATAACCTAGCGGCCCTAGCCCTGGCCCCCCGGAGCCGGTTGGACGCCTTTGATTACGACTGGTACAACGTCTCTGACCAG AGCACCAGTCGCATCCTCAACGGGCAGGTCTTTGGCTCCCGTTCCTATTTCTTCGACCGGGCCGGGCACTGCGAGGACGAGGGCTGCTCCTGGGAGCACAGCCAGGGCGAGAGCACCAG CATGTCGGGCAGCCTAGGCTCCGGCAGCTGGTACGGCGCCATCGGGCGGGAGCCAGGCTGGTGCGGGGGCAGCCAGACGCGGACCActcctctgctcttctcccagGTGCTGGGACCGGGCGGCCACCACCACAGTCTCTACTCCACCCCACAGACGTGA
- the GPR137 gene encoding integral membrane protein GPR137 isoform X5, with the protein MESNLSGLVPAAGLVPALPPAVTLGLTAAYTTLYALLFFSVYAQLWLVLLYGHKRLSYQTVFLALCLLWAALRTTLFSFYFRDTPRANRLGPLPFWLLYCCPVCLQFFTLTLMNLYFAQVVFKAKAKRRPEMSRGLLAVRGAFVGASLLFLLVNVLCAVLSRRRRAQPWALLLVRVLVSDSLFVICALSLAACLCLVARRAPTTSIYLEAKGTSVCQAAAMGGAMVLLYASRACYNLAALALAPRSRLDAFDYDWYNVSDQADLVNDLGNKGYLVFGLILFVWELLPTTLLVGFFRVHRPPQDLVFGSRSYFFDRAGHCEDEGCSWEHSQGESTSMSGSLGSGSWYGAIGREPGWCGGSQTRTTPLLFSQVLGPGGHHHSLYSTPQT; encoded by the exons ATGGAGAGTAACCTGTCTGGCCTGGTGCCTGCGGCTGGGCTGGTGCCGGCGCTGCCCCCGGCCGTGACCCTGGGGCTGACGGCGGCCTACACCACGCTCTAtgccctcctcttcttctccGTCTATGCCCAGCTCTGGCTGGTGCTGCTGTATGGGCACAAACGTCTCAGCTACCAGACGGTGTTCCTGGCGCTCTGTCTGCTCTGGGCTGCCCTGCGTAccaccctcttctccttctacttCCGAGACACCCCCCGTGCCAACCGCCTGGGGCCCCTGCCCTTCTGGCTTCTCTACTGCTGCCCTGTCTGCCTCCAGTTCTTCACACTGACGCTTATGAACCTCTACTTTGCCCAG GTGGTGTTCAAGGCCAAGGCGAAGCGTCGGCCAGAGATGAGCCGAGGCTT GCTGGCCGTCCGAGGGGCCTTCGTGGGGGCCTCGCTGCTCTTTCTGCTGGTGAATGTGCTCTGTGCTGTGCTGTCGCGCCGGCGCCGGGCACAGCCCTGGGCCCTCCTGCTGGTGCGAGTCCTGGTGAGCGACTCCCTCTTTGTCATCTGCGCCCTCTCTCTGGCCGCCTGCCTCTGCCTTGTCGCCCGGCGGGCCCCCACCACCAGCATCTACCTGGAGGCCAAG GGGACCAGTGTGTGTCAGGCGGCCGCGATGGGTGGTGCCATGGTCCTGCTCTATGCCAGCCGGGCCTGCTATAACCTAGCGGCCCTAGCCCTGGCCCCCCGGAGCCGGTTGGACGCCTTTGATTACGACTGGTACAACGTCTCTGACCAG GCGGACCTGGTGAATGACCTGGGGAACAAGGGCTACCTGGTGTTTGGCCTCATCCTCTTTGTGTGGGAGCTGCTGCCCACCACCCTGCTGGTGGGCTTCTTCCGGGTGCACCGGCCCCCGCAGGACCTG GTCTTTGGCTCCCGTTCCTATTTCTTCGACCGGGCCGGGCACTGCGAGGACGAGGGCTGCTCCTGGGAGCACAGCCAGGGCGAGAGCACCAG CATGTCGGGCAGCCTAGGCTCCGGCAGCTGGTACGGCGCCATCGGGCGGGAGCCAGGCTGGTGCGGGGGCAGCCAGACGCGGACCActcctctgctcttctcccagGTGCTGGGACCGGGCGGCCACCACCACAGTCTCTACTCCACCCCACAGACGTGA
- the GPR137 gene encoding integral membrane protein GPR137 isoform X3, with amino-acid sequence MESNLSGLVPAAGLVPALPPAVTLGLTAAYTTLYALLFFSVYAQLWLVLLYGHKRLSYQTVFLALCLLWAALRTTLFSFYFRDTPRANRLGPLPFWLLYCCPVCLQFFTLTLMNLYFAQVVFKAKAKRRPEMSRGLLAVRGAFVGASLLFLLVNVLCAVLSRRRRAQPWALLLVRVLVSDSLFVICALSLAACLCLVARRAPTTSIYLEAKGTSVCQAAAMGGAMVLLYASRACYNLAALALAPRSRLDAFDYDWYNVSDQADLVNDLGNKGYLVFGLILFVWELLPTTLLVGFFRVHRPPQDLSTSRILNGQVFGSRSYFFDRAGHCEDEGCSWEHSQGESTSMSGSLGSGSWYGAIGREPGWCGGSQTRTTPLLFSQVLGPGGHHHSLYSTPQT; translated from the exons ATGGAGAGTAACCTGTCTGGCCTGGTGCCTGCGGCTGGGCTGGTGCCGGCGCTGCCCCCGGCCGTGACCCTGGGGCTGACGGCGGCCTACACCACGCTCTAtgccctcctcttcttctccGTCTATGCCCAGCTCTGGCTGGTGCTGCTGTATGGGCACAAACGTCTCAGCTACCAGACGGTGTTCCTGGCGCTCTGTCTGCTCTGGGCTGCCCTGCGTAccaccctcttctccttctacttCCGAGACACCCCCCGTGCCAACCGCCTGGGGCCCCTGCCCTTCTGGCTTCTCTACTGCTGCCCTGTCTGCCTCCAGTTCTTCACACTGACGCTTATGAACCTCTACTTTGCCCAG GTGGTGTTCAAGGCCAAGGCGAAGCGTCGGCCAGAGATGAGCCGAGGCTT GCTGGCCGTCCGAGGGGCCTTCGTGGGGGCCTCGCTGCTCTTTCTGCTGGTGAATGTGCTCTGTGCTGTGCTGTCGCGCCGGCGCCGGGCACAGCCCTGGGCCCTCCTGCTGGTGCGAGTCCTGGTGAGCGACTCCCTCTTTGTCATCTGCGCCCTCTCTCTGGCCGCCTGCCTCTGCCTTGTCGCCCGGCGGGCCCCCACCACCAGCATCTACCTGGAGGCCAAG GGGACCAGTGTGTGTCAGGCGGCCGCGATGGGTGGTGCCATGGTCCTGCTCTATGCCAGCCGGGCCTGCTATAACCTAGCGGCCCTAGCCCTGGCCCCCCGGAGCCGGTTGGACGCCTTTGATTACGACTGGTACAACGTCTCTGACCAG GCGGACCTGGTGAATGACCTGGGGAACAAGGGCTACCTGGTGTTTGGCCTCATCCTCTTTGTGTGGGAGCTGCTGCCCACCACCCTGCTGGTGGGCTTCTTCCGGGTGCACCGGCCCCCGCAGGACCTG AGCACCAGTCGCATCCTCAACGGGCAGGTCTTTGGCTCCCGTTCCTATTTCTTCGACCGGGCCGGGCACTGCGAGGACGAGGGCTGCTCCTGGGAGCACAGCCAGGGCGAGAGCACCAG CATGTCGGGCAGCCTAGGCTCCGGCAGCTGGTACGGCGCCATCGGGCGGGAGCCAGGCTGGTGCGGGGGCAGCCAGACGCGGACCActcctctgctcttctcccagGTGCTGGGACCGGGCGGCCACCACCACAGTCTCTACTCCACCCCACAGACGTGA
- the BAD gene encoding bcl2-associated agonist of cell death, producing the protein MFQIPEFEQSEPEDSSPADRGLGPSPTGDWPSDPVRHQRTAPGLLGEAGHQQGQPASSSHHGGAGAVETRSRHSSYPEGTEDEGMEGEEPGPFRGRSRSAPPNLWAARRYGRELRRMSDEFQGSFQALPRPKSAGTATQMRQSPSWTRAIQSWWDRNLGRGGSAPSQ; encoded by the exons ATGTTCCAGATCCCAGAGTTTGAGCAGAGTGAGCCAGAAGACTCCAGCCCTGCAGATAggggcctgggccccagccctACGGGGGACTGGCCCTCAGACCCGGTCAGGCACCAGCGGAcagccccaggcctcctgggGGAAGCTGGTCACCAGCAGGGGCAGCCGGCCAGCAGCAGCCACCATGGAG GCGCTGGGGCGGTGGAGACCCGGAGTCGCCATAGCTCGTACCCCGAGGGGACCGaggatgaagggatggaagggGAGGAGCCCGGCCCCTTCCGGGGCCGCTCGCGCTCGGCGCCCCCCAACCTCTGGGCTGCACGACGCTACGGCCGCGAGCTCCGGAGGATGAGCGACGAGTTCCAGGGCTCCTTCCAG GCACTTCCTCGCCCGAAGAGCGCGGGCACAGCGACGCAGATGCGGCAAAGCCCCAGCTGGACGCGCGCCATCCAGTCCTGGTGGGATCGGAACTTGGGGAGAGGAGGCTCCGCCCCCTCCCAGTGA
- the GPR137 gene encoding integral membrane protein GPR137 isoform X1 gives MESNLSGLVPAAGLVPALPPAVTLGLTAAYTTLYALLFFSVYAQLWLVLLYGHKRLSYQTVFLALCLLWAALRTTLFSFYFRDTPRANRLGPLPFWLLYCCPVCLQFFTLTLMNLYFAQVVFKAKAKRRPEMSRGLLAVRGAFVGASLLFLLVNVLCAVLSRRRRAQPWALLLVRVLVSDSLFVICALSLAACLCLVARRAPTTSIYLEAKGTSVCQAAAMGGAMVLLYASRACYNLAALALAPRSRLDAFDYDWYNVSDQADLVNDLGNKGYLVFGLILFVWELLPTTLLVGFFRVHRPPQDLSTSRILNGQVFGSRSYFFDRAGHCEDEGCSWEHSQGESTRCWDRAATTTVSTPPHRRDPPPFPPRTPTPQSSHPRPLCQVHLPLLAQDPGGCGCLLPWPAPCYSCRSELLPSPRMGAWPWLPDAHSTLA, from the exons ATGGAGAGTAACCTGTCTGGCCTGGTGCCTGCGGCTGGGCTGGTGCCGGCGCTGCCCCCGGCCGTGACCCTGGGGCTGACGGCGGCCTACACCACGCTCTAtgccctcctcttcttctccGTCTATGCCCAGCTCTGGCTGGTGCTGCTGTATGGGCACAAACGTCTCAGCTACCAGACGGTGTTCCTGGCGCTCTGTCTGCTCTGGGCTGCCCTGCGTAccaccctcttctccttctacttCCGAGACACCCCCCGTGCCAACCGCCTGGGGCCCCTGCCCTTCTGGCTTCTCTACTGCTGCCCTGTCTGCCTCCAGTTCTTCACACTGACGCTTATGAACCTCTACTTTGCCCAG GTGGTGTTCAAGGCCAAGGCGAAGCGTCGGCCAGAGATGAGCCGAGGCTT GCTGGCCGTCCGAGGGGCCTTCGTGGGGGCCTCGCTGCTCTTTCTGCTGGTGAATGTGCTCTGTGCTGTGCTGTCGCGCCGGCGCCGGGCACAGCCCTGGGCCCTCCTGCTGGTGCGAGTCCTGGTGAGCGACTCCCTCTTTGTCATCTGCGCCCTCTCTCTGGCCGCCTGCCTCTGCCTTGTCGCCCGGCGGGCCCCCACCACCAGCATCTACCTGGAGGCCAAG GGGACCAGTGTGTGTCAGGCGGCCGCGATGGGTGGTGCCATGGTCCTGCTCTATGCCAGCCGGGCCTGCTATAACCTAGCGGCCCTAGCCCTGGCCCCCCGGAGCCGGTTGGACGCCTTTGATTACGACTGGTACAACGTCTCTGACCAG GCGGACCTGGTGAATGACCTGGGGAACAAGGGCTACCTGGTGTTTGGCCTCATCCTCTTTGTGTGGGAGCTGCTGCCCACCACCCTGCTGGTGGGCTTCTTCCGGGTGCACCGGCCCCCGCAGGACCTG AGCACCAGTCGCATCCTCAACGGGCAGGTCTTTGGCTCCCGTTCCTATTTCTTCGACCGGGCCGGGCACTGCGAGGACGAGGGCTGCTCCTGGGAGCACAGCCAGGGCGAGAGCACCAG GTGCTGGGACCGGGCGGCCACCACCACAGTCTCTACTCCACCCCACAGACGTGATCCCCCTCCGTTTCCCCCCAGAACACCCACACCCCAGTCCTCCCACCCTAGGCCTCTGTGCCAAGTTCATCTGCCGCTTCTTGCCCAGGATCCCGGGGGCTgtggctgcctcctcccctggccGGCTCCTTGCTACTCCTGTCGTAGTGAGCTTCTGCCGTCCCCTAGGATGGGGGCGTGGCCCTGGTTGCCAGATGCCCACAGCACCCTGGCATGA
- the GPR137 gene encoding integral membrane protein GPR137 isoform X2 yields MESNLSGLVPAAGLVPALPPAVTLGLTAAYTTLYALLFFSVYAQLWLVLLYGHKRLSYQTVFLALCLLWAALRTTLFSFYFRDTPRANRLGPLPFWLLYCCPVCLQFFTLTLMNLYFAQVVFKAKAKRRPEMSRGLLAVRGAFVGASLLFLLVNVLCAVLSRRRRAQPWALLLVRVLVSDSLFVICALSLAACLCLVARRAPTTSIYLEAKGTSVCQAAAMGGAMVLLYASRACYNLAALALAPRSRLDAFDYDWYNVSDQADLVNDLGNKGYLVFGLILFVWELLPTTLLVGFFRVHRPPQDLVFGSRSYFFDRAGHCEDEGCSWEHSQGESTRCWDRAATTTVSTPPHRRDPPPFPPRTPTPQSSHPRPLCQVHLPLLAQDPGGCGCLLPWPAPCYSCRSELLPSPRMGAWPWLPDAHSTLA; encoded by the exons ATGGAGAGTAACCTGTCTGGCCTGGTGCCTGCGGCTGGGCTGGTGCCGGCGCTGCCCCCGGCCGTGACCCTGGGGCTGACGGCGGCCTACACCACGCTCTAtgccctcctcttcttctccGTCTATGCCCAGCTCTGGCTGGTGCTGCTGTATGGGCACAAACGTCTCAGCTACCAGACGGTGTTCCTGGCGCTCTGTCTGCTCTGGGCTGCCCTGCGTAccaccctcttctccttctacttCCGAGACACCCCCCGTGCCAACCGCCTGGGGCCCCTGCCCTTCTGGCTTCTCTACTGCTGCCCTGTCTGCCTCCAGTTCTTCACACTGACGCTTATGAACCTCTACTTTGCCCAG GTGGTGTTCAAGGCCAAGGCGAAGCGTCGGCCAGAGATGAGCCGAGGCTT GCTGGCCGTCCGAGGGGCCTTCGTGGGGGCCTCGCTGCTCTTTCTGCTGGTGAATGTGCTCTGTGCTGTGCTGTCGCGCCGGCGCCGGGCACAGCCCTGGGCCCTCCTGCTGGTGCGAGTCCTGGTGAGCGACTCCCTCTTTGTCATCTGCGCCCTCTCTCTGGCCGCCTGCCTCTGCCTTGTCGCCCGGCGGGCCCCCACCACCAGCATCTACCTGGAGGCCAAG GGGACCAGTGTGTGTCAGGCGGCCGCGATGGGTGGTGCCATGGTCCTGCTCTATGCCAGCCGGGCCTGCTATAACCTAGCGGCCCTAGCCCTGGCCCCCCGGAGCCGGTTGGACGCCTTTGATTACGACTGGTACAACGTCTCTGACCAG GCGGACCTGGTGAATGACCTGGGGAACAAGGGCTACCTGGTGTTTGGCCTCATCCTCTTTGTGTGGGAGCTGCTGCCCACCACCCTGCTGGTGGGCTTCTTCCGGGTGCACCGGCCCCCGCAGGACCTG GTCTTTGGCTCCCGTTCCTATTTCTTCGACCGGGCCGGGCACTGCGAGGACGAGGGCTGCTCCTGGGAGCACAGCCAGGGCGAGAGCACCAG GTGCTGGGACCGGGCGGCCACCACCACAGTCTCTACTCCACCCCACAGACGTGATCCCCCTCCGTTTCCCCCCAGAACACCCACACCCCAGTCCTCCCACCCTAGGCCTCTGTGCCAAGTTCATCTGCCGCTTCTTGCCCAGGATCCCGGGGGCTgtggctgcctcctcccctggccGGCTCCTTGCTACTCCTGTCGTAGTGAGCTTCTGCCGTCCCCTAGGATGGGGGCGTGGCCCTGGTTGCCAGATGCCCACAGCACCCTGGCATGA